Proteins co-encoded in one Nicotiana sylvestris chromosome 7, ASM39365v2, whole genome shotgun sequence genomic window:
- the LOC104235863 gene encoding uncharacterized protein: protein MATTMVAKRARAMWWMRLHSAIRTALACTIVGCVTLYSPPSLAKQLAFPSFSYVTSIFIVSDATLGHALRGCWHACLATIQVMPLSMLGLWLHGYVTTNDFSPEVAALMVAVSAFLVALPASTDLMCKRIAFGQLVIVYVDVVIHGVYVNSAVLHPLRIGSSTALGAVASILSLLLPYPWLAYHEVRNLYKIYAENASKRINLYLKAIHTQDDQIAMELISQAKPSADTGTKLLETIKFLEEGLQWEKPWLRFLIPYTDPGHGLQNMEVSMKGMEMALTSYPSFLTRMIDEELFKVSHNVLMFLGEKMGQDRSIFAVTEGEFEKRSSSLPHEPILPTKLDQPALFFLSCLKMCTSDSDTIIPITDQRSGDAMESNNRSCYERVCINWTVPMINERMVIFAFKCSFSLGLAVLLGLLFNTENGYWSGLTIALSFVTGKQAIFTEANARAQGTAIGSVYGVLGCTIFQKAAHIRFLSLLPWIIFTTFLRHSRMFTQAGGTAAVIGSLLILGRKSYGPPSEFAIYRLTEAFIGLACFVVVELIMQPTSSATLVKKHLYLIQGTLKDCTEHMIVDSRQKGLMEKQRNLKSQVQDLEKFIKDAVLEPSFWFSPFPITCYQKLQKSLSTMADVLFFMAYDIEFLSQAFDSYYPDRKELQQYINKDLQHLKNALSSAVSCFEKTISIRLLKASQIQPEQNILNDLEEGNSSCPNECIISSTNDEEMEMVLSSFLEHSREVCGKVRDIAGIELRETIVGFLCSLEFCMSFLEREVRDIDRGIKDLVRWEDPLGEPICS, encoded by the exons ATGGCAACTACCATGGTGGCGAAACGAGCACGTGCCATGTGGTGGATGAGGCTGCACTCCGCCATTCGAACCGCCTTAGCATGCACCATAGTGGGGTGTGTCACACTATATAGTCCACCTTCACTTGCGAAGCAACTAGCATTTCCTTCATTTTCTTACGTTACATCTATTTTCATAGTATCCGATGCCACTTTAGGCCATGCCTTAAGGGGATGTTGGCATGCATGTCTTGCCACAATTCAAGTCATGCCTCTTTCCATGCTAGGCTTATGGCTACATGGCTATGTCACTACCAACGATTTCTCGCCGGAAGTAGCCGCCTTAATGGTGGCGGTGAGCGCGTTTTTGGTGGCGTTGCCGGCGAGTACGGACTTGATGTGTAAGAGAATTGCTTTTGGACAGCTTGTAATAGTGTATGTTGATGTTGTTATTCATGGGGTTTATGTCAATTCGGCTGTATTGCACCCTCTTAGAATTGGTTCTAGCACTGCCCTTGGAGCTGTGGCTTCTATCTTATCTCTGTTGTTGCCCTATCCCTGGCTAGCTTATCATGAG GTGAGAAACCTATACAAAATCTATGCAGAAAATGCTTCAAAGAgaataaatttatatttgaaaGCAATCCATACTCAAGATGATCAGATAGCCATGGAACTAATATCTCAGGCAAAGCCCTCTGCTGATACAGGAACTAAGCTTCTTGAGACTATCAAATTCTTGGAG GAAGGTTTGCAATGGGAGAAACCTTGGCTGAGATTCTTGATTCCCTACACAGATCCAGGACATGGTTTGCAAAACATGGAAGTTTCAATGAAAGGAATGGAAATGGCCTTAACTTCTTACCCTTCTTTCCTCACTAGAATGATAGATGAAGAGCTCTTTAAAGTCTCACATAATGTTCTCATGTTTCTTGGTGAAAAAATGGGGCAAGATAGATCCATTTTTGCAGTGACAGAAGGGGAGTTTGAGAAAAGGTCTTCTAGTCTACCCCATGAACCAATTTTACCAACCAAACTAGATCAGCCAGCACTTTTCTTCTTATCCTGTTTAAAAATGTGCACGAGTGATTCTGATACGATCATACCTATAACTGATCAACGATCAGGAGATGCAATGGAAAGTAATAACAGATCGTGCTATGAACGAGTCTGCATCAATTGGACTGTGCCAATGATCAACGAAAGAATGGTGATATTCGCGTTTAAGTGTTCATTTTCACTAGGGCTGGCCGTGCTACTTGGTCTGCTATTTAATACAGAGAATGGATATTGGTCAGGCCTAACAATAGCACTCAGCTTTGTTACCGGAAAACAAGCAATTTTCACAGAAGCAAATGCTAGAGCACAAGGAACAGCCATAGGATCAGTGTATGGTGTACTTGGCTGCACTATTTTTCAAAAAGCCGCGCATATAAGGTTCTTGTCTCTCCTCCCTTGGATTATTTTCACCACATTTCTAAGGCATAGTAGGATGTTCACTCAAGCAGGGGGAACAGCAGCAGTAATAGGTTCACTACTGATTTTGGGCAGAAAGAGTTATGGTCCACCTAGTGAATTCGCCATTTATAGACTCACTGAAGCCTTCATTGGACTAGCTTGTTTCGTCGTTGTTGAGCTTATTATGCAGCCAACAAGTTCAGCAACTTTAGTTAAAAAGCATCTCTATCTGATCCAAGGAACACTCAAAGATTGCACTGAACACATGATTGTTGATTCAAGGCAAAAGGGGTTAATGGAAAAGCAAAGGAATCTGAAATCTCAAGTCCAAGATTTGGAAAAGTTCATTAAGGATGCAGTGTTGGAACCTAGTTTCTGGTTTTCACCTTTTCCAATTACTTGCTACCAGAAGCTCCAAAAATCTTTGTCAACAATGGCAGATGTTCTGTTTTTCATGGCTTATGATATTGAATTCCTCTCACAAGCATTCGATAGCTATTATCCTGATAGAAAGGAACTTCAACAATACATAAACAAGGACTTACAGCATCTTAAGAATGCCCTAAGCTCTGCAGTGAGCTGCTTTGAGAAAACCATTTCTATCAGACTGTTAAAAGCTTCTCAAATCCAACCAGAGCAGAATATCTTGAATGACCTTGAAGAAGGGAATTCATCGTGTCCAAATGAGTGTATCATTTCTTCTACAAATGATGAGGAGATGGAGATGGTTCTAAGTTCTTTCCTTGAACACTCAAGGGAGGTTTGTGGTAAAGTAAGGGACATTGCAGGTATAGAGCTTAGAGAAACCATAGTTGGTTTTTTGTGTTCTTTAGAATTTTGTATGAGCTTTTTGGAGAGGGAAGTAAGAGACATAGACAGAGGGATAAAAGATTTGGTGAGATGGGAAGATCCTCTGGGTGAGCCAATTTGTTCATAA